The proteins below come from a single Pieris brassicae chromosome 1, ilPieBrab1.1, whole genome shotgun sequence genomic window:
- the LOC123708262 gene encoding ras association domain-containing protein 8 isoform X1, protein MELKVWVEGIQRIVCGVTETTTCQDVVFALAHATGKVGRFTLIERWRNNERLLAPQEYPLKILMKWGEYSNDIQFILRRSDSSDNQKFLPPNSNIKSPNGNGQTTLNPNIQDKQNSPNRPNSTAFNNVNTSPSNPVGVVRGIQQSKTPDDSPASKDVPPYRSPPPPQGVRKSPSRSRPRSHMSPVNEPDEERNPEAVSYNTQYRELVSLVNYQRDKLSSQQVDLIKYDAEIGYWENKGREQERQVELLQQQINSADSQLRISTEQVQALNYVEEESEIAKQNEKTLKSEIVLVRSKLANCETELLQCKNKIRKVMEDIHTEQRLLNGRQQENRQALERTMLAEMDGLQTQIQQAKHATEINHLTAENLKREVGVLETAIMEKKRQVERLVQEMKEANLQSLTGSVDELRHPLDGMCKAGSARRIIGSPRQLENAAPTNKNPHGVWV, encoded by the exons ATGGAGCTAAAGGTCTGGGTCGAGGGGATACAAAGGATTGTTTGTGGAGTAACTGAGACTACCACTTGTCAG GATGTAGTCTTTGCATTGGCTCATGCAACTGGAAAAGTGGGTAGATTCACATTGATAGAACGATGGAGGAATAATGAAAGACTCTTAGCTCCACAAGAATATCCTCTTAAG ATTCTAATGAAATGGGGTGAATATTCCAACGATATACAGTTCATTTTAAGAAGATCTGATAGCAGCGATAACCAAAAATTCTTACCACCTAATAGCAATATAAAATCACCAAATGGAAATGG TCAAACTACACTAAATCCCAATATACAAGATAAGCAGAATTCACCAAATAGGCCAAATTCAACAGCatttaacaatgtaaatacaTCACCAAGTAATCCGGTGGGTGTTGTAAGGGGTATACAACAAAGTAAGACTCCAGATGATAGTCCAGCATCTAAAGATGTTCCTCCTTATAG ATCTCCCCCTCCACCTCAAGGAGTTCGGAAGTCTCCCAGCCGCTCGAGACCTCGCTCACACATGTCACCGGTAAATGAACCTGATGAAGAACGGAATCCAGAGGCAGTCAGCTATAACACTCAATATAGAGAGCTGGTGTCGCTTGTAAATTATCAGAGGGATAAACTTTCTAGCCAACAAGTTGATTTGataaaa TATGACGCAGAGATAGGTTACTGGGAAAACAAAGGCAGAGAGCAGGAAAGACAAGTAGAGCTCTTACAACAACAAATCAACTCAGCTGACAGTCAACTTAGAATTAGCACAGAACAG GTACAAGCATTAAACTATGTTGAGGAGGAAAGCGAAATAGCGAAACAAAATGAAAAGACTTTAAAATCAGAGATTGTGCTGGTTCGATCAAAACTAGCCAATTGTGAGACAGAACTTTTGCAATGTAAGAACAAGATACGAAAAGTCATGGAAGACATACATACTGAACAAAGACTTCTAAATGGCCGTCAACAAGAGAATCG ACAAGCTTTGGAAAGGACAATGTTGGCAGAAATGGATGGCCTTCAAACGCAGATACAACAAGCAAAACATGCCACAGAGATCAACCACTTAACAGCTGAAAATCTGAAACGAGAg gTGGGTGTACTCGAAACAGCCATAATGGAGAAGAAGCGTCAGGTGGAACGGCTAGTTCAGGAAATGAAGGAAGCTAATCTTCAGAGTCTTACTGGTAGTGTGGACGAGCTTCGCCATCCGTTAGACG GCATGTGCAAAGCAGGCAGCGCCAGAAGGATTATTGGGTCTCCGAGACAGCTCGAGAACGCCGCCCCCACAAATAAGAACCCACATGGAGTTTGGGtgtaa
- the LOC123708262 gene encoding ras association domain-containing protein 8 isoform X2, whose product MELKVWVEGIQRIVCGVTETTTCQDVVFALAHATGKVGRFTLIERWRNNERLLAPQEYPLKILMKWGEYSNDIQFILRRSDSSDNQKFLPPNSNIKSPNGNGQTTLNPNIQDKQNSPNRPNSTAFNNVNTSPSNPVGVVRGIQQSKTPDDSPASKDVPPYRDPPPPYRSPPPPQGVRKSPSRSRPRSHMSPVNEPDEERNPEAVSYNTQYRELVSLVNYQRDKLSSQQVDLIKYDAEIGYWENKGREQERQVELLQQQINSADSQLRISTEQVQALNYVEEESEIAKQNEKTLKSEIVLVRSKLANCETELLQCKNKIRKVMEDIHTEQRLLNGRQQENRQALERTMLAEMDGLQTQIQQAKHATEINHLTAENLKREVGVLETAIMEKKRQVERLVQEMKEANLQSLTGSVDELRHPLDGMCKAGSARRIIGSPRQLENAAPTNKNPHGVWV is encoded by the exons ATGGAGCTAAAGGTCTGGGTCGAGGGGATACAAAGGATTGTTTGTGGAGTAACTGAGACTACCACTTGTCAG GATGTAGTCTTTGCATTGGCTCATGCAACTGGAAAAGTGGGTAGATTCACATTGATAGAACGATGGAGGAATAATGAAAGACTCTTAGCTCCACAAGAATATCCTCTTAAG ATTCTAATGAAATGGGGTGAATATTCCAACGATATACAGTTCATTTTAAGAAGATCTGATAGCAGCGATAACCAAAAATTCTTACCACCTAATAGCAATATAAAATCACCAAATGGAAATGG TCAAACTACACTAAATCCCAATATACAAGATAAGCAGAATTCACCAAATAGGCCAAATTCAACAGCatttaacaatgtaaatacaTCACCAAGTAATCCGGTGGGTGTTGTAAGGGGTATACAACAAAGTAAGACTCCAGATGATAGTCCAGCATCTAAAGATGTTCCTCCTTATAG GGATCCCCCACCACCATACAGATCTCCCCCTCCACCTCAAGGAGTTCGGAAGTCTCCCAGCCGCTCGAGACCTCGCTCACACATGTCACCGGTAAATGAACCTGATGAAGAACGGAATCCAGAGGCAGTCAGCTATAACACTCAATATAGAGAGCTGGTGTCGCTTGTAAATTATCAGAGGGATAAACTTTCTAGCCAACAAGTTGATTTGataaaa TATGACGCAGAGATAGGTTACTGGGAAAACAAAGGCAGAGAGCAGGAAAGACAAGTAGAGCTCTTACAACAACAAATCAACTCAGCTGACAGTCAACTTAGAATTAGCACAGAACAG GTACAAGCATTAAACTATGTTGAGGAGGAAAGCGAAATAGCGAAACAAAATGAAAAGACTTTAAAATCAGAGATTGTGCTGGTTCGATCAAAACTAGCCAATTGTGAGACAGAACTTTTGCAATGTAAGAACAAGATACGAAAAGTCATGGAAGACATACATACTGAACAAAGACTTCTAAATGGCCGTCAACAAGAGAATCG ACAAGCTTTGGAAAGGACAATGTTGGCAGAAATGGATGGCCTTCAAACGCAGATACAACAAGCAAAACATGCCACAGAGATCAACCACTTAACAGCTGAAAATCTGAAACGAGAg gTGGGTGTACTCGAAACAGCCATAATGGAGAAGAAGCGTCAGGTGGAACGGCTAGTTCAGGAAATGAAGGAAGCTAATCTTCAGAGTCTTACTGGTAGTGTGGACGAGCTTCGCCATCCGTTAGACG GCATGTGCAAAGCAGGCAGCGCCAGAAGGATTATTGGGTCTCCGAGACAGCTCGAGAACGCCGCCCCCACAAATAAGAACCCACATGGAGTTTGGGtgtaa
- the LOC123708271 gene encoding inhibitor of growth protein 1, translated as MLNQTSTEALLSAAYVENYLDIVDNLPNDLQRHLSRMRELDVTYRECLRDAEAHLAVCIGPNTEERRRGRAALRLQAALVAAQEIGDEKLQVVQLLQDLIDNKQRCLDADHKKLVSCLEVKTNGTVKEEPTQTTETRSIEKESNSLQTQQQTVPPPPPERNTEKDKDKSEKEKGGERWSKRPRRSRTTAGAATDGADSSERDSERHTHSTHKKGIGKKKKRKARQAAQRSETPPEETDAIDPDEPRYCLCDQISFGEMILCDNDLCPIEWFHFSCVSLTTKPKGKWFCPKCRGDRPNVMKPKGQFLKELERYNREKEEKA; from the exons ATGCTGAATCAAACTTCGACTGAAGCACTGCTATCAGCAGCTTATGTTGAGAATTACTTGGATATCGTTGATAATCTTCCAAATGATTTGCAACGACATTTATCGCGTATGCGAGAGTTAGATGTAACATACAGAG aatgtCTGAGAGATGCAGAGGCACACCTAGCAGTATGTATTGGTCCCAATACAGAAGAAAGAAGGCGGGGTAGGGCAGCTCTGAGGTTACAAGCTGCCCTTGTTGCAGCACAAGAAATAGGAGATGAAAAACTGCAAGTTGTTCAACTTTTGCAGGATCTAATTGACAACAAACAAAGGTGCCTAGATGCTGATCATAAAAAATTGG TGTCATGCTTAGAAGTCAAAACAAATGGGACTGTAAAAGAGGAGCCAACACAAACCACAGAGACCAGATCAATTGAGAAAGAATCTAATTCACTGCAGACACAGCAGCAGACTGTACCTCCACCACCACCTGAGCGGAATACTGAAAAAGATAAGGATAAGTCTGAAAAAGAGAAAGGAG GTGAGCGCTGGTCAAAGAGACCTCGCCGGTCCCGTACAACAGCAGGTGCTGCTACTGATGGAGCTGACTCTAGCGAAAGAGATAGTGAGCGACACACTCACAGCACACACAAGAaag GTATAGGCAAGAAGAAAAAACGTAAAGCGCGTCAAGCAGCTCAGCGCTCTGAGACACCACCTGAAGAAACGGATGCCATAGACCCTGATGAGCCTCGGTACTGTCTGTGTGATCAGATATCCTTTGGAGAAATGATTCTTTGTGACAATGACTTATGTCCTATTGAGTGGTTCCATTTCTCGTGTGTGTCCCTCACAACGAAACCAAAAGGCAAGTGGTTCTGCCCAAAATGTCGAGGAGACAGGCCAAACGTCATGAAGCCCAAGGGACAATTTCTAAAGGAGCTTGAAAGGTATAATAGAGAGAAAGAAGAAAAAGCATAG